One genomic region from bacterium encodes:
- a CDS encoding TIGR01777 family oxidoreductase: MADGLVIITGGTGFIGRGLTRKLAASGYDVAVLTRRADAYPKGWEGHVQYARWDGHTAAGWGALADGAAAIVNLAGANIAARRWTAAVKKTILRSRLAAGDAVVEAVSAAKVKPGVLVQASAVGIYGSRGDEELDESAPPGDGFLADVARRWEGSTAAVEEAGVRRVVIRSGIVLGRDGGVLPRLSRPFKYFAGGPLAGGRNWVSWVHYDDEIDAISFLIETDEASGAYNLCAPEPLKSRDFSRIMGKTLNRPWWWPIPGVLIRALYGEMADALLLASERAVPKRLLEAGFTFRYRAAEAALNNLLTPQRGEPA, from the coding sequence GTGGCGGACGGGTTGGTAATAATTACCGGCGGGACCGGGTTCATTGGGCGAGGGTTGACTCGCAAACTCGCCGCGAGCGGGTACGACGTGGCCGTACTTACGCGGCGTGCCGACGCGTACCCCAAAGGATGGGAGGGCCACGTCCAATACGCGCGATGGGACGGCCATACCGCCGCGGGTTGGGGCGCGCTGGCGGACGGCGCCGCGGCCATCGTCAACCTCGCGGGGGCGAACATCGCGGCCCGGCGGTGGACGGCGGCCGTAAAAAAAACCATCCTCCGGAGCCGCCTCGCCGCCGGCGACGCCGTCGTAGAAGCCGTCTCGGCGGCCAAGGTTAAACCGGGGGTATTGGTGCAAGCCTCGGCCGTCGGCATCTACGGCTCGCGCGGCGACGAGGAGTTGGACGAATCGGCGCCGCCGGGGGACGGGTTCCTGGCCGACGTCGCGCGAAGGTGGGAGGGCTCAACCGCGGCCGTAGAGGAAGCGGGCGTACGGCGGGTCGTAATCCGCAGCGGCATCGTTTTGGGCCGAGACGGCGGCGTTTTACCGCGGCTGTCGCGGCCCTTTAAATATTTCGCGGGGGGGCCGCTGGCCGGCGGCCGCAATTGGGTCTCGTGGGTCCACTACGACGACGAAATAGACGCTATTAGCTTTCTAATCGAGACGGACGAAGCAAGCGGCGCCTATAATTTATGCGCGCCGGAGCCGTTGAAGAGTCGCGATTTTTCACGTATTATGGGTAAGACGCTGAATAGGCCGTGGTGGTGGCCGATACCGGGCGTTCTAATACGCGCGTTGTACGGCGAGATGGCGGACGCGCTGTTGTTAGCCAGCGAAAGAGCCGTACCCAAACGGTTGCTCGAGGCCGGCTTTACGTTCCGGTATCGCGCCGCGGAAGCAGCCTTAAATAACCTACTAACGCCGCAGCGAGGTGAACCCGCTTGA
- a CDS encoding DUF378 domain-containing protein, producing the protein MKNLNALDWIALILVIVGGLNWGLVGIFGFDLVAWIFASIYVVARIVYILVALAAIYMIIIAAMLRKK; encoded by the coding sequence GTGAAGAATTTAAACGCGCTGGATTGGATTGCACTGATACTAGTAATAGTCGGGGGCTTGAACTGGGGCTTAGTCGGGATATTCGGTTTCGACCTCGTCGCCTGGATTTTCGCCAGCATTTACGTCGTCGCCCGCATCGTATACATCCTCGTCGCCCTGGCCGCTATTTACATGATAATAATAGCGGCGATGCTACGTAAGAAATGA
- a CDS encoding TspO/MBR family protein translates to MTLRRVIKLLVALAVCQLAGVVGSFFTTPAISGWYAALEKPGFTPPNWVFSPVWIGLFVLMAVAAFLVWDKGFSVKSVKTALAFFGVQLLLNVLWSVLFFGCRSPFLALVEIVALWLAIAVTVLTFYRVSKPAAFLLIPYLLWVSFAAALNYEILRLNT, encoded by the coding sequence ATGACTTTACGCCGCGTTATTAAATTGCTAGTAGCTTTGGCCGTATGCCAGCTCGCCGGCGTGGTTGGTTCTTTCTTCACCACGCCCGCGATCTCCGGGTGGTACGCCGCCCTGGAAAAACCCGGTTTCACGCCCCCCAACTGGGTATTTTCGCCGGTTTGGATAGGGCTCTTCGTGCTGATGGCGGTCGCTGCGTTCCTGGTTTGGGACAAAGGTTTTTCGGTCAAGAGCGTGAAGACGGCGTTGGCGTTTTTCGGCGTCCAATTACTGCTTAACGTTTTATGGTCCGTACTCTTCTTCGGCTGCCGTTCCCCCTTCCTCGCCCTCGTCGAAATCGTCGCGTTATGGCTGGCGATAGCGGTTACGGTTTTGACGTTTTACCGCGTATCCAAGCCGGCCGCTTTTCTCCTTATCCCATATCTCCTTTGGGTTAGCTTTGCCGCAGCGCTCAACTACGAGATTTTGCGACTCAACACTTAG